A window from Kiloniellales bacterium encodes these proteins:
- a CDS encoding thioredoxin family protein: MPALTTPICDFGWQAVDFDLEGVDGRNYTLRDVRGEKGTVVMFICNHCPYVRAVIGRLVRDVAELQTLGIGAVAIMPNDTEAYPADSFENMKAFAAENGFTFPYVIDRTQEVARAYDAVCTPDFFGFDADLGLQYRGRLDASRVELVPDARRELFEAMQQVAATGHGPSEQVGSMGCSIKWRAA; this comes from the coding sequence ATGCCAGCGCTCACGACGCCGATCTGCGATTTCGGATGGCAGGCGGTAGACTTCGACCTGGAAGGGGTCGATGGCCGCAACTACACGCTGCGGGACGTCCGTGGCGAGAAGGGCACGGTGGTCATGTTCATCTGCAACCACTGCCCCTACGTGCGGGCGGTGATCGGCCGCCTGGTCAGGGATGTCGCCGAGCTCCAGACCCTGGGTATCGGGGCGGTCGCCATCATGCCCAACGATACCGAAGCCTATCCCGCCGATTCCTTCGAGAACATGAAGGCCTTCGCGGCCGAGAACGGCTTCACTTTTCCTTACGTCATCGATCGGACCCAGGAAGTGGCGCGCGCCTACGATGCGGTCTGCACCCCGGACTTTTTCGGCTTCGACGCCGATCTCGGCCTGCAGTATCGCGGCCGCCTCGATGCCTCCAGGGTCGAGCTGGTGCCGGATGCCCGCCGCGAGCTTTTCGAGGCGATGCAGCAGGTCGCCGCCACAGGCCATGGCCCCAGCGAGCAGGTCGGATCGATGGGCTGCTCGATCAAATGGCGGGCGGCCTGA
- a CDS encoding DUF2794 domain-containing protein → MHSFHRPGNHRLSTSTTFFDRHELHQLLCLYSQHVAAGEWRDYAIDHRDGRAIFSVFRHTLDSPAFSITKRQVKNGREGAYEVHDGRQRVKRSTSLAEALSIFRQPLRVVS, encoded by the coding sequence ATGCACAGCTTTCATCGCCCAGGCAACCACCGTCTTTCCACTTCGACCACCTTCTTCGACCGTCACGAACTCCACCAGCTCCTGTGCCTCTATAGCCAGCACGTCGCGGCCGGCGAATGGCGCGACTACGCCATCGATCACCGCGACGGTCGGGCGATCTTCTCCGTCTTCAGGCACACCTTGGATTCTCCCGCTTTTTCAATCACCAAGCGGCAGGTGAAGAACGGCCGCGAGGGCGCCTACGAGGTCCACGACGGCCGCCAGCGGGTGAAGCGCAGCACCAGCCTCGCCGAGGCTCTGTCAATCTTCAGGCAGCCGCTGCGCGTCGTCTCTTAA
- a CDS encoding ABC transporter ATP-binding protein, with the protein MSTIELKGLTKRFAQLTAVREIDLEVGAGEVVCLLGPSGCGKTTTLRMIAGLEAVTSGEVLIAGHRVNDLSPRDRDVAMVFQFYALYPTLTVAENLAYPLHAEKLPAERIRARVDETLRILHLDSVAHRIPGRLSEGEKQRVAVGRAIVRDPQCFLFDEPLSRLDVQLRETMRGEIKEVLTGLSKATVIVTHDQLEALTMADRIAVMRDGVIEQFDTPHRVFAAPSNVFVAGFIGTPQMNLLAARVTAQNGATRCRIAGQDLTLNLPLAGAQIADGGEYTLGFRPRGLGLVSEPTADSLAAEVELIEPMGAETLLHLSAEGQDIRVVLDRRQAPRLGERVQVRCSAAKLHLFDAAGRRVAS; encoded by the coding sequence ATGTCGACCATCGAGCTCAAAGGCCTGACCAAGCGTTTCGCCCAACTGACCGCGGTCAGGGAAATCGACCTCGAGGTCGGCGCGGGCGAGGTGGTCTGCCTTCTGGGGCCTTCAGGCTGCGGCAAGACCACGACCCTGCGCATGATCGCCGGGCTGGAGGCGGTGACCTCGGGGGAGGTGCTGATCGCCGGCCACCGGGTCAACGACCTGTCGCCGCGCGATCGCGACGTGGCTATGGTGTTCCAGTTCTACGCGCTTTATCCGACGCTGACCGTCGCGGAGAACCTGGCCTATCCGCTGCACGCCGAGAAGCTGCCGGCCGAGCGGATTCGGGCCCGGGTCGATGAGACTTTGCGTATCCTGCACCTGGACAGCGTGGCCCACCGTATCCCCGGCCGGCTCTCGGAGGGCGAGAAGCAGCGCGTCGCGGTCGGCCGGGCGATCGTGCGCGATCCCCAGTGCTTCCTTTTCGACGAGCCCTTGAGCCGCCTGGACGTCCAGCTGCGCGAAACCATGCGCGGGGAGATCAAGGAGGTCCTGACCGGGCTCAGCAAGGCGACGGTCATCGTGACCCACGATCAGCTGGAGGCGCTCACCATGGCGGACCGCATCGCCGTGATGCGCGACGGCGTGATCGAGCAGTTCGACACCCCGCATCGGGTCTTCGCCGCGCCGAGCAACGTCTTCGTCGCCGGGTTCATCGGCACGCCCCAGATGAACCTGCTGGCCGCCAGGGTGACGGCGCAGAACGGCGCCACCCGCTGCCGCATCGCCGGCCAGGACCTGACTCTGAACCTGCCGCTCGCCGGGGCGCAGATCGCGGACGGCGGGGAGTACACCCTGGGCTTCCGGCCGCGAGGCCTCGGCCTGGTGTCGGAGCCGACCGCCGATTCGCTCGCGGCCGAGGTCGAGCTCATCGAGCCCATGGGCGCGGAGACCCTGCTCCACCTCTCGGCGGAGGGGCAGGACATCCGGGTGGTGCTCGACCGCCGCCAAGCCCCCAGGCTAGGCGAGAGGGTGCAGGTGCGCTGCTCGGCCGCCAAGCTGCACCTCTTCGATGCGGCCGGGCGGCGGGTGGCGTCATGA
- a CDS encoding carbohydrate ABC transporter permease yields the protein MAFGFKRREIGRAGWGWTAFTAVIAFVYFFPVLWIILTAFKTHTDALSIPPKFIFTPTLENFVGVFSRAYIKGMEAVDTGFDLFFFNSIFIAGSSVVLALIVGTLAAYGFSRYPLRGNDTYLFIILTTRMLPPIVVIIPIFLMFRITGLSGSYAGVILLYTAFNLPFAVWMMKSFFDELATEVEDAARLDGSSESGVFFKVCLPQVKAGLAATAVFGLILTWNEFLFALLLTGVDTRTVPVAMAQTIGGDIGVRWGLLAAIETLFLIPVIVVTFVLQNQLLRGVTFGTIKR from the coding sequence GTGGCCTTCGGCTTCAAGCGGCGGGAGATCGGCAGGGCGGGCTGGGGCTGGACCGCATTCACCGCGGTGATCGCCTTCGTCTACTTCTTCCCGGTGCTCTGGATCATCCTCACCGCCTTCAAGACCCACACGGACGCGCTGTCGATCCCGCCCAAGTTCATCTTCACGCCGACCCTGGAGAACTTCGTCGGGGTGTTCAGCCGCGCCTACATCAAGGGCATGGAGGCGGTCGATACCGGCTTCGACCTCTTTTTCTTCAACTCGATCTTCATCGCCGGCTCCAGCGTGGTGCTGGCCCTGATCGTCGGCACCCTGGCCGCCTACGGCTTCTCGCGCTATCCGCTCAGGGGCAACGACACCTACCTCTTCATCATCCTGACCACGCGCATGCTGCCGCCGATCGTGGTCATCATCCCGATCTTCCTGATGTTCCGGATCACCGGCCTGTCCGGCAGCTACGCCGGGGTGATCCTGCTCTACACGGCCTTCAATCTGCCCTTCGCTGTCTGGATGATGAAGAGCTTCTTCGACGAACTCGCGACCGAAGTCGAAGACGCGGCGCGCCTGGACGGCTCCTCGGAGAGCGGCGTCTTCTTCAAGGTCTGCCTGCCCCAGGTCAAGGCCGGCCTGGCGGCGACCGCGGTCTTCGGCCTGATCCTGACCTGGAACGAGTTCCTCTTCGCGCTGCTGCTGACCGGGGTCGACACGCGCACCGTTCCGGTCGCCATGGCCCAGACCATCGGTGGCGACATCGGTGTGCGCTGGGGCCTGCTGGCGGCCATCGAGACCTTGTTCCTGATCCCGGTCATCGTCGTCACCTTCGTGCTGCAGAACCAGCTGCTGCGCGGCGTGACTTTCGGCACGATCAAGCGCTGA
- a CDS encoding sugar ABC transporter permease codes for MTTIASDRPPLVPWWQPDWRNWRLALALAVVIIPASILTVPLDVAFWISLAASGLVCLTLVVNAWGRHRGPLLVAPALALLFVMNIFPLMWSFGLSFFHYRANRLAPPRFAGFYYYEKVLTDPAVWERLQTTALVVALTVAAQLIVGFLLALLFEKEFPGRRVLLMLVLTPMMLSYVAVGAFFRYYYEPTFGLLSQAVKAITGETFILLETTTGALAAIVFADAWMWSPFVMLLVLAGLVSVPKYLYEAAEIDRASWWRRFWTITFPYIRGLLLLALLFRTIEAFKLFDIVFLITEGGPGTSTETIAVFVYRMAFQYFKTSQSSALAYVLLFIVIVLTNLYLYFVKQREVEA; via the coding sequence ATGACGACGATCGCGAGCGACAGGCCGCCGCTGGTGCCCTGGTGGCAGCCGGACTGGCGCAACTGGCGCCTGGCCCTGGCGCTCGCCGTCGTGATCATTCCGGCCTCGATCCTGACCGTCCCGCTCGATGTGGCCTTCTGGATCAGCCTGGCGGCCAGCGGCCTGGTCTGCCTGACCCTGGTCGTCAACGCCTGGGGCCGTCACCGCGGGCCGCTGCTGGTGGCGCCGGCCCTGGCGCTGCTCTTCGTGATGAACATCTTCCCGCTGATGTGGTCCTTCGGGCTGAGTTTCTTCCACTACCGGGCCAACCGCCTGGCGCCGCCGCGCTTCGCCGGCTTCTACTACTACGAGAAGGTGCTGACCGACCCCGCCGTCTGGGAACGCTTGCAGACCACGGCCCTGGTCGTCGCGCTGACCGTGGCCGCGCAGCTGATCGTCGGCTTTCTCCTGGCCCTGCTCTTCGAGAAGGAGTTCCCCGGCCGGCGCGTGCTGCTGATGCTGGTGCTGACGCCGATGATGCTCAGCTACGTCGCGGTCGGGGCCTTCTTCCGCTACTACTACGAGCCGACCTTCGGGCTGCTCAGCCAGGCGGTGAAGGCGATCACCGGCGAGACCTTCATCCTGCTCGAGACCACGACCGGGGCCCTGGCGGCCATCGTCTTCGCCGACGCCTGGATGTGGTCGCCCTTCGTCATGCTGCTTGTGCTGGCCGGACTGGTCAGCGTGCCCAAGTACCTCTACGAGGCGGCCGAGATCGACCGCGCCTCCTGGTGGCGGCGCTTCTGGACCATCACCTTTCCCTACATTCGCGGCTTGTTGCTGCTGGCCCTGCTGTTCCGGACGATCGAGGCCTTCAAGCTCTTCGACATCGTCTTTCTGATCACCGAGGGCGGGCCGGGCACCTCGACCGAGACCATCGCGGTCTTCGTCTACCGGATGGCCTTCCAGTACTTTAAGACCAGCCAATCCTCGGCCCTGGCCTACGTCCTGCTCTTCATCGTGATCGTGCTGACCAACCTCTACCTCTATTTCGTCAAGCAACGCGAAGTGGAGGCCTGA
- a CDS encoding extracellular solute-binding protein, translating to MKSFGRRIGTVAAGAAVAALAAGWAPSASAEDIVLRMAVPDWPPTRIMKDLADRSYKAPSGNRVTLEPDFIPWPNFYERLAASLTSGEKKYQMAVSDSQWLGAFVEGGYFLKINEFIEADPDLKASFEDLHPNLVDAYSTYPHKSENYYGFPQMPDVLVVYYRKDLFCDEGEQAAFKEKYGYELPCTPEAMNEVDWSQVDDFGAFFRRSAGDKLAGQDLTDDFYGVAYQAGKGYDFSSMQINGFIWQHGGNIWDETKEPEGRAEGVVNSEASVKGFEHYLSMLKHMPPVVKTGSMDIFKVDELFREGKVAWIIQWIGFGESAITAATSKVHDKVDFARMPGLKGPDGKLSRWSNIGGQPFVLTTWNSDTVVKEAIDFVKWWLSTETQVAFAKAGGQSGLRSVHGAPDYASFRPWNHAFGPSLDWQKDVWHIPEFFELLVQQQEEFDKAITGQQSAKEALDSIATFQEELLIEAGRIQ from the coding sequence ATGAAGTCTTTCGGACGACGCATCGGAACTGTCGCGGCGGGCGCCGCCGTCGCCGCCCTGGCGGCGGGCTGGGCGCCGAGCGCCTCGGCGGAGGACATTGTCCTGCGCATGGCGGTGCCGGACTGGCCGCCGACCCGGATCATGAAGGACCTGGCCGACCGTTCCTACAAGGCGCCGAGCGGCAACCGGGTGACCCTGGAGCCGGACTTCATCCCCTGGCCCAACTTTTACGAGCGCCTGGCGGCCTCGCTGACCTCCGGCGAGAAGAAGTACCAGATGGCGGTCTCGGACAGTCAGTGGCTGGGCGCCTTCGTCGAGGGCGGCTACTTTCTCAAGATCAACGAGTTCATCGAGGCGGACCCGGATCTCAAGGCATCCTTCGAGGACCTGCACCCGAACCTGGTCGACGCCTATTCGACCTATCCGCACAAGTCCGAGAACTACTACGGCTTCCCGCAGATGCCGGACGTGCTGGTGGTCTACTATCGCAAGGACCTGTTCTGCGATGAGGGCGAGCAGGCCGCCTTCAAGGAGAAATACGGCTACGAGCTGCCCTGCACGCCCGAGGCTATGAACGAGGTCGACTGGAGCCAGGTCGACGACTTCGGCGCGTTCTTCCGGCGCTCGGCCGGCGACAAGCTGGCCGGCCAGGACCTGACCGACGACTTCTACGGCGTCGCCTATCAGGCCGGCAAGGGCTATGACTTCTCGTCGATGCAGATCAACGGGTTCATCTGGCAGCACGGCGGCAACATCTGGGACGAGACGAAGGAGCCCGAGGGCCGGGCCGAAGGCGTCGTCAACTCGGAGGCCTCCGTGAAGGGCTTCGAGCACTACCTCTCGATGCTGAAGCACATGCCGCCGGTCGTGAAGACGGGCTCCATGGACATCTTCAAGGTCGACGAGCTGTTCCGCGAGGGCAAGGTGGCCTGGATCATCCAATGGATCGGATTCGGGGAATCCGCCATCACGGCGGCGACCTCCAAGGTCCACGACAAGGTCGACTTCGCCCGCATGCCAGGCCTCAAGGGCCCCGACGGCAAGCTCTCGCGCTGGTCGAACATCGGCGGCCAGCCCTTCGTCTTGACGACCTGGAACTCGGATACCGTGGTCAAGGAAGCCATCGACTTCGTGAAGTGGTGGCTGTCCACCGAGACCCAGGTCGCCTTCGCCAAGGCCGGCGGTCAGAGCGGCCTGCGCAGCGTCCACGGCGCGCCGGACTACGCCTCCTTCCGGCCCTGGAACCACGCCTTCGGGCCGAGCCTCGACTGGCAGAAGGACGTCTGGCACATCCCCGAGTTCTTCGAGCTGCTGGTCCAGCAGCAGGAGGAGTTCGACAAGGCCATCACCGGCCAGCAGTCGGCCAAGGAGGCGCTGGACAGCATCGCGACCTTCCAGGAAGAGCTTCTGATCGAAGCCGGCCGGATCCAGTAG
- a CDS encoding ABC transporter ATP-binding protein, translated as MQLALNEVSKRFGEVPALQGLSLEVEAGEFFVLLGPSAAGKTTTLRVISGLERADSGQVLFKGRDLTHAPVQGRPMAMIFQTFALYPHLSVRGNLSYALKEARVEAAEVARRVDEVAEMLRITHTLERLPATLSGGEQQRVAIGRALVRRPQLLLLDEPLTNLDAKLRHDTRAEFKRLHRELGMTMVYATPDQLEALTMGERIAVIREGAVVQTGSAEALYDRPVDDFVAGLVGAPTINLLPARRAGGEGSAAAVALPFMEVAGGNWSRALSAFGPGTDLWFGVRPHDLAPVEGAPRGPHFQATVHLTEPLGDVTLLDLLAGEQPLRMVLPEERAVAFAVGDRIDVEIALEHTHVFARETGTAIR; from the coding sequence ATGCAGCTGGCGCTGAACGAGGTCAGCAAGCGCTTCGGAGAGGTGCCGGCGCTGCAGGGGTTGAGCCTGGAGGTCGAAGCGGGCGAGTTCTTCGTCCTCTTGGGGCCTTCGGCCGCCGGCAAGACGACCACCCTGCGCGTGATATCGGGACTGGAACGGGCCGACTCCGGCCAGGTGCTCTTCAAGGGCCGGGACCTGACTCACGCGCCGGTGCAGGGCCGGCCCATGGCGATGATCTTCCAGACCTTCGCGCTCTACCCGCACCTGAGCGTGCGCGGCAACCTCTCCTACGCCCTGAAGGAGGCCCGGGTCGAGGCCGCCGAGGTCGCCCGGCGGGTCGACGAAGTCGCCGAGATGCTGCGGATCACACATACCTTGGAGCGCTTGCCCGCCACCTTGAGTGGCGGCGAGCAGCAGCGCGTCGCGATCGGCCGCGCCCTGGTGCGCCGGCCGCAGCTTCTGTTGCTGGACGAGCCGCTGACCAACCTGGACGCCAAGCTGCGCCACGACACCCGGGCCGAGTTCAAGCGGCTGCACCGCGAGCTCGGCATGACCATGGTCTACGCCACGCCGGACCAGCTGGAGGCCCTGACCATGGGAGAGCGGATCGCGGTGATCCGCGAAGGCGCGGTCGTGCAGACCGGCTCGGCCGAGGCGCTCTACGACCGGCCGGTCGACGACTTCGTCGCGGGCCTGGTCGGCGCCCCGACGATCAACCTGCTGCCGGCGCGCCGGGCCGGCGGCGAGGGCTCCGCGGCCGCCGTAGCCCTGCCCTTCATGGAGGTTGCCGGCGGCAACTGGTCCCGGGCGCTCTCGGCCTTCGGTCCCGGCACCGACCTCTGGTTCGGAGTGCGGCCGCACGACCTGGCCCCGGTGGAGGGCGCGCCCCGCGGCCCGCATTTCCAGGCGACGGTCCACCTGACCGAGCCTCTCGGCGATGTCACGCTTCTCGACCTCCTGGCCGGCGAGCAGCCGCTGCGCATGGTGCTGCCCGAAGAGCGCGCCGTCGCCTTCGCGGTTGGTGACCGCATCGATGTCGAGATCGCTTTGGAACACACGCATGTCTTTGCACGGGAGACGGGAACGGCAATTCGGTGA
- a CDS encoding Gfo/Idh/MocA family oxidoreductase, giving the protein MTATSKLGRRLRLGMVGGGRDAFIGAVHRIAARLDDRYELVAGALSADPEKARASAADLGLAAERAYGSFAEMAAAEAERGDGIDVVAIVTPNHLHYAPAKAFLEAGIHVICDKPLTSTLEDAEALQALVESSGLVFGLTHNYTGYPLVRQGREMVAAGELGAIRLVQAEYVQDWLSTPLEETGQKQAEWRTDPARSGPAGCVGDIGTHAFNLARFITGLELESLAADLQTFVPGRRLDDNAHILLRFAGGARGMLWASQVAPGHENGLRLRVYGETGGLSWRQENPNELIHTPLGEAPRRLTRGGPGLGAAAARATRVPPGHPEGYLEGFAQLYLDLAEQIEARLTGRPPDPAALLVPTVADGVEGVRFIALSVRSSAEGGAWLAF; this is encoded by the coding sequence ATGACCGCAACATCGAAGCTGGGCCGCCGCCTGCGGCTCGGCATGGTCGGCGGCGGGCGGGACGCCTTCATCGGCGCCGTGCACCGCATCGCGGCCCGGCTGGACGACCGCTACGAGCTGGTCGCCGGCGCGCTCTCGGCCGACCCGGAGAAGGCCAGGGCCTCGGCGGCGGACCTCGGCTTGGCCGCCGAGCGGGCCTACGGCAGCTTCGCCGAGATGGCCGCCGCGGAGGCCGAGCGCGGGGACGGCATCGACGTGGTCGCCATCGTGACGCCGAACCACCTGCATTACGCTCCGGCCAAGGCCTTTCTCGAGGCCGGCATTCACGTCATCTGCGACAAGCCGCTGACCAGCACCCTGGAGGACGCCGAGGCCTTGCAGGCCCTGGTCGAATCGAGCGGCCTGGTCTTCGGCCTGACCCACAACTACACCGGCTATCCCCTGGTCCGTCAGGGCCGCGAGATGGTTGCCGCGGGCGAACTGGGCGCGATCCGCCTGGTCCAGGCGGAGTACGTCCAGGACTGGCTTTCGACGCCCCTGGAGGAGACCGGGCAGAAGCAGGCCGAGTGGCGCACCGATCCGGCGCGCAGCGGACCGGCCGGCTGCGTCGGCGACATCGGCACCCACGCCTTCAACCTGGCCCGCTTCATCACCGGGCTCGAGCTCGAATCCCTGGCGGCCGACCTGCAGACCTTCGTTCCCGGACGGCGGCTCGACGACAACGCCCACATCCTGCTGCGCTTCGCCGGCGGCGCCCGGGGCATGCTCTGGGCGAGCCAGGTCGCGCCGGGCCACGAGAACGGTCTGCGCCTCCGGGTCTACGGCGAGACCGGCGGCCTGTCGTGGCGCCAGGAGAACCCCAACGAGCTGATCCACACGCCGCTGGGCGAGGCGCCGCGGCGGCTGACCCGCGGCGGCCCAGGGCTCGGTGCCGCGGCGGCGCGGGCGACCCGGGTTCCGCCCGGTCATCCGGAGGGCTACCTGGAAGGCTTCGCCCAGCTCTACCTCGACCTGGCCGAGCAGATCGAGGCCAGGCTGACCGGCCGGCCGCCGGATCCGGCCGCGCTGCTCGTGCCCACGGTGGCCGACGGCGTCGAAGGAGTCCGATTCATCGCCCTCAGCGTCCGGTCCAGTGCCGAAGGCGGGGCCTGGCTGGCCTTCTGA
- a CDS encoding sugar phosphate isomerase/epimerase — MRTLKGPAIFLAQFAGDETPFDTLDSIAAWAAGLGYKGLQIPSWDGRLFDLEQAAESKAYCEDVQATLAEHGLVVTELSTHLQGQLVAVHPAYDEAFDGFAAPEVRGNPAARQAWAVEQLHKAARASVNLGLENHASFSGALAWPYVYPWPQRPPGLVETAFDELARRWRPILDAFDAAGVNVCYEIHPGEDLHDGVTFEMFLERVGGHPRCNILYDPSHFVLQQLDYLAFIDLYHERIKMFHVKDAEFNPSGRQGVYSGYQSWVDRAGRFRSLGDGQVDFAAIFSKLAAHDFEGWAVLEWECCLKHPEDGAREGAPFIADHIIRVTERAFDDFAEAGTDEAANRRMLGIE; from the coding sequence ATGCGAACCTTGAAGGGGCCGGCCATCTTCCTGGCGCAGTTCGCCGGGGACGAGACGCCGTTCGACACGCTGGATTCGATCGCCGCCTGGGCTGCCGGGCTCGGCTACAAGGGCCTGCAGATCCCATCCTGGGACGGCCGCCTCTTCGACCTGGAACAGGCCGCCGAGAGCAAGGCCTACTGCGAGGACGTCCAGGCCACCCTGGCCGAGCACGGCCTGGTGGTGACCGAGCTCTCAACCCATCTGCAGGGGCAACTGGTCGCGGTCCATCCGGCCTACGACGAGGCCTTCGACGGTTTCGCCGCGCCGGAGGTCCGGGGCAACCCGGCGGCCCGCCAGGCCTGGGCGGTCGAGCAGCTGCACAAGGCGGCGCGGGCCTCGGTGAACCTCGGCCTTGAGAACCACGCCAGCTTCTCCGGCGCCCTGGCCTGGCCCTACGTCTATCCCTGGCCGCAGCGCCCGCCGGGCCTGGTCGAGACCGCCTTCGACGAGCTGGCGCGGCGCTGGCGGCCGATCCTCGATGCCTTCGACGCGGCCGGGGTCAACGTCTGCTACGAGATCCATCCCGGCGAGGACCTGCACGACGGCGTGACCTTCGAGATGTTCCTGGAGCGGGTCGGCGGCCACCCGCGCTGCAATATCCTCTACGACCCGAGCCACTTCGTGCTGCAGCAGCTCGACTACCTGGCCTTCATCGACCTCTACCACGAGCGCATCAAAATGTTCCACGTCAAGGACGCGGAGTTCAACCCGAGCGGCCGGCAGGGGGTCTATTCCGGCTACCAGTCCTGGGTCGATCGCGCCGGGCGCTTCCGCTCCCTGGGCGACGGCCAGGTCGACTTCGCGGCCATCTTCTCCAAGCTGGCCGCCCACGACTTCGAGGGCTGGGCGGTCCTGGAGTGGGAGTGCTGCCTGAAGCATCCGGAGGACGGCGCCCGGGAGGGCGCGCCCTTCATCGCGGACCACATCATCCGGGTCACCGAGCGGGCCTTCGACGATTTCGCCGAGGCCGGCACGGACGAGGCCGCCAACCGCCGGATGCTCGGCATCGAATAG
- the guaA gene encoding glutamine-hydrolyzing GMP synthase has translation MSDRILILDFGSQVTQLIARRLREAGVYCEIYPFNVETQRIRDFAPRGIVLSGGPASVTAADTPRAPALVFELGVPVLGICYGQQALCAQLGGQVENSEHHEFGRAMLRITEDCPLFEGIWRPGEDHQVWMSHGDRVIRLPEGFRVVATSEGAPFAVAVDDDRRYYGLMFHPEVVHTPDGGRLLERFARIAGCSGDWTMAAFRDQAIARIREQVGAGKVICGLSGGVDSAVAAVLIHEAIGDQLTCIFVDHGLLRAGEADQVVELFRGHYNIPLVHSDAADLFLGKLEGVEDPERKRKIIGATFIDVFEAEAKTIGGADFLAQGTLYPDVIESVSFTGGPSVTIKSHHNVGGLPERMNLGLVEPLRELFKDEVRALGRELGLPESMVGRHPFPGPGLAIRIPGAVTAEKCEILRKADRIFLEEIRNAGLYDAIWQAFAVLLPVRTVGVMGDARSYDHVCALRAVTSVDGMTAESYPFDHAFLDRVATRIINEVRGINRVVYDVTSKPPGTIEWE, from the coding sequence ATGTCCGACCGCATCCTGATTCTCGACTTCGGCTCCCAGGTGACCCAGCTGATCGCGCGCCGGCTGCGCGAGGCCGGGGTCTACTGCGAGATCTACCCCTTCAACGTCGAAACCCAGCGAATCCGAGACTTTGCGCCCCGCGGCATCGTGCTCTCCGGCGGCCCGGCCTCGGTCACCGCGGCCGACACGCCGCGGGCGCCGGCGCTGGTCTTCGAGCTCGGGGTGCCGGTGCTGGGCATCTGCTACGGCCAGCAGGCGCTCTGTGCCCAGCTCGGCGGCCAGGTCGAGAACTCCGAGCACCACGAGTTCGGCCGGGCCATGCTGCGGATCACCGAAGACTGCCCGCTCTTCGAGGGGATCTGGCGCCCGGGCGAGGACCACCAGGTCTGGATGAGCCACGGCGACCGGGTGATCCGCCTGCCCGAGGGCTTCCGGGTCGTCGCCACCTCCGAGGGCGCGCCCTTCGCGGTCGCGGTCGACGACGACCGGCGCTACTACGGCCTGATGTTCCACCCCGAGGTGGTCCACACCCCGGACGGCGGCCGCCTGCTGGAGCGCTTCGCCCGGATCGCCGGCTGCAGCGGCGACTGGACCATGGCCGCCTTCCGTGACCAGGCGATCGCCCGGATCCGTGAGCAGGTCGGCGCCGGCAAGGTGATCTGCGGCCTTTCGGGCGGGGTCGATTCGGCGGTCGCGGCGGTGCTGATCCATGAGGCCATCGGCGACCAGCTGACCTGCATCTTCGTCGACCATGGCCTGCTGCGCGCCGGCGAAGCCGATCAGGTGGTGGAGCTTTTCCGCGGCCACTACAACATCCCGCTGGTCCACAGCGACGCCGCGGACCTCTTCCTCGGCAAGCTCGAGGGGGTCGAGGACCCGGAGCGCAAGCGCAAGATCATCGGTGCGACCTTCATCGACGTCTTCGAGGCCGAAGCGAAGACCATCGGCGGCGCCGACTTCCTGGCGCAAGGCACGCTTTATCCCGACGTGATCGAGTCGGTCTCCTTCACCGGCGGGCCCAGCGTGACAATCAAGTCGCACCACAACGTCGGCGGCCTGCCGGAGCGCATGAACCTTGGCCTGGTCGAGCCCCTGCGCGAGCTCTTCAAGGACGAGGTCCGCGCGCTCGGCCGCGAGCTCGGCTTGCCGGAGTCCATGGTCGGGCGCCACCCTTTCCCGGGGCCGGGCCTGGCGATCCGGATTCCGGGCGCGGTCACGGCCGAGAAGTGCGAGATCCTGCGCAAGGCCGACCGGATCTTCCTGGAGGAGATCCGCAACGCCGGCCTCTACGACGCGATCTGGCAGGCCTTCGCGGTGCTGCTGCCGGTGCGCACGGTGGGGGTCATGGGCGACGCGCGCTCCTACGACCACGTCTGCGCGCTCAGGGCGGTGACCTCGGTCGACGGCATGACGGCCGAGTCCTATCCCTTCGACCACGCCTTCCTCGACCGGGTCGCGACCCGGATCATCAACGAGGTCCGCGGCATCAACCGCGTCGTCTACGACGTCACCTCCAAGCCCCCGGGCACCATCGAGTGGGAGTGA